Within Vicia villosa cultivar HV-30 ecotype Madison, WI linkage group LG1, Vvil1.0, whole genome shotgun sequence, the genomic segment GTAAAGGCTTTCGCCGATTTCGGTCAATAAAAGTTTTGCGATATTGATTGTGGTCGTTGTAGTGTGAATTTAGtcacaatttttttatcataaaaacggTGATTAACGATATCAGTATCAGCACCTTCTGATTCTCTTTTGTCGCAACCGTTTTTGCTCTGACGTGTTTTAAAACCTTGTTGAGAGGATCCTACTCAATTTAGTCAAGAACGAGATCTTAAGTAGGATTGGTTGGCTTCTGAAAGATCGTAAAACTCGGATTGTTAGCACGACACGTAAACTCTTACCAAAGGGAAAAATGGTGATTTCATacatatatacacacacattAAATTATAATACAGACCAAAAAAAAGCCCCAGCGCATTTTTTTTTACGATCATGCTTCAAAAAGCTTGATTTTGACCATGCCGGCGACGAAAGCGATCTTTCTATGATCGTATCACTCTAAAGCATCCTTAGCACGTAAGATCTTACGATCCAACATTCGATCTCGACTACACATATCCTACTTCTCTGAGCATGATAGGGTACGACCTAATGTGATGTTTATTAATCTTGAGATATAGTTAAATGGTTTCATTTATTTCCATAATCCAGTTCATCTTGTTCCTAGAAGAGGATACACTAAAAAGAAAAGCTATGCATGTGATAGCTGGTCCAGTCCATCTTTTTGGATCCCTTCAATATGCTGAGGGAACTATTTCACTAAAAGTGGGGTCTTCTCTTAACATTCTCAAAGCATATAAATAAAAAGGTAGCTTAATCAAAGTCCAGAATATTTTGAAAGGTAAGGAGTAATAGTTAATAAGGCACCTTCAGAAAGAACATATATATGCTTTTTGACTTAACAACGACATTACATAGTCGATGTTAAGTCAATGAAGCAATCTTGCATGATTTGAAATTTAGCATTAAGACAGCATCGATGCACCACGACAAGTTAATTCGTGAAaacaatttatttgatttattttgaatgtACATGTAGCATCTCTGCTGTTATATACTATAGTGCATTAGGTTTTAACATAAATAACTATTTTCTGTGCTCAGATTATATGCTTAATAGTTAGCTTGGATTTTGAGATAAACTTCCTATTTAGTTCCTCTGATTCTTTGAATGTGAACTTATTCTGATTTTCCAACAGAAACAACTGAATAAACATAGATGTTCCCCACAAGCACATTATCGCTCTCTTCCCACCGCCTTTGTATTTGTTTGTTCGCACGCATGTGTCTAAACCAAAGGCAAGTATTCATGTGCATTTACATTTGAATTTTGGGAAGCTAAGCTAACAAGGGAAAGTTAGGCAATCATTAACGtaattcaaaatctcaatcatctCATTAACGAATATGGAAAATATACGTGGATTTCATAACCTTCTTGTTAGTACATTTAGCAAGATACAATAACTGCTGGATATCTTTCCTAGTGACAAAACATTGCTATGATTCTAACAGAGGTCATTCATCCATGATTATCTAGATAGGATGTCGTTTGAAGTAGAAAGATGTTGAGGGATGTAAGTGATACTGCAAGTCTTCTGAAATTCGTTTACTTTCAGTCAGCACCACCTGAAACAAACAATAGTAGTAAATACGATTGAACCGAGGATAGTCATTATTTTCTAAGGAACATCTTGACAGTATTAAGAAAATGATGAAATGTTAGAAGACAAAACTTTTATTACCATAAGCCCTTGGCATTTTGCATTTATAGCATTCTGTCCTGCTAGCATAATTATGCATTCCACAACCAGTtctgttaaattataaaaaaaagtaaataaaatagatACTCAAATTAGGAATGATTTGGATACAGGTTCTTATATCATATTTCTTTTCACGTTTAATAAAATTAACTGAACTTCTTTATAATGACCACtgtctatattattattattatttgttttattttggcaaaaaaacatctttattgtAATTATCAATATGATCTTTATTCTCAATTTTAACCATTATGTTGCTTTTTTATGCAAAAATACTGCAGCCTTTGTTCTAATCATCACTATATGTTACTACTGTGCAAGGGCCAATTACTCTTTCGTTCTCTGGGAGGAATAAAAAGAAGATTGCACCTTCAATGCATGAAAATGCGGCTTCTGTGAGTATATCAATTACATGTTTACTAAATTACACTATTTACCTTTTATGATAATGGACATCTAGGTAATATATGATTGATGGTCTTTCAAGTTGTAATTGATTGCAAATTCTTTATTGAACAATCGCTGTTGCGAAAAAAACGATTTTGGAGGGTAGAGATAGTTATAACTGATAAAGTACATGCACATGCTTAACAAACCATTGAGTTCAAATTTCAGTTATTGTTTTTTCATTCAATAGTGGtaactccttttttttttaattcacaaATGTGCTTTTTAAGAATAGATGTTATTTCAGCCCTCAAAACTATATGAAGATAATATGAACTAACCTTGGGCAAATCCAGTCTCCACTTTTCCATCCGGGCGGAGAACTGCAATCAGATCCATATCCTCCAGAACCAGTCATTTTACCTCCATATCCAGAAGAATACTCATCTTTAAATGAACCACATCTATAGCAGTTGGATCGGCTTGCATAGTTGTGAGCTCCACAGTTCATAGCGGTGCAAAACCAGTCCCCTGCCAACGTTTCAGTCCTGCTATATCTATAGGTTGTTGGATCAGGGCCTCCATACTTAGGGTACCCACAACTTTGGCATGCTTCCCTCTTCTTGAAATTTATGTGCTCGCAAGCACCACACATCCAATCTCCACCAGACCAGCTCATTTTCCTGTTCGATTCAGATACACAGGAAGTGATAAGTCTTAAGAAATTTAGGTTTCATTAGTTTCCTAGTTTCAAAGATAAATGAACAATGAGACACTCGCATTTATCAAGAAAGTTACATATAATATCCATGCAGATGAAAAATACTTCAGATGCAAATGACAAACATAGAAACACAAAGTTTACCTTTcaagaaagattacaaataaGAGAAGAGTCACACACTAACAGTTTGATACTGCTATAGTAGTTTAAGAATGGCTTGTAAACTAAGATGGTGAGTTTGATGCTTGTGTTGTGAGGTTTTATATAGTGGTGGAAAGATCTATTGTGGGGGGACATTAGTGTCTATTTTCTTTCTCCGGTAATCTTCCAATGGCTTTCACTTCAGATTCTAAAACTAAAATTTGCTTGAAAGATGTGGATAATAATTTCTCACTACTGTGTCTGTTGTTATAGAAATGGTGGGAAAGTTGGGTTAATAGTGCATGTTTATACCATTAGTTCTATCTAGTCTCTTTTGTCCATCTTTAAGTGATTCCTATGCATTATTGAGAGGAACATATCCATGGGGAAGTAAGGCTATATGAGGGGTAGTTGTTATGTGGTAGACTGCAAATGTCTAATAGAATCCACCCTTCAAGTCTTCAACCCCACCTCACCTATGGTTTAACAACAACACAAGCTCAATAGATATGGTTTATCACATCTTTTGTATTAGCCTTATATAATACAGTAGTTGATGGTGTTTTTGTATTAACTTTAAAAGAACAGAgagtaaaataatttatatagaaTTGATTCTACATCCATTTCAAAGTTCTGTTTTTAACTTTGTTTCAATTGCTTTACAGCAATAATTGAAATACCATTCGAAGATTCAGATATCCAATATTACTTCTGTTTTTCTTCTCTACCGAAGAGTATACTAAATGAATGACTGTGAAATttgaattgaattaattaataatcCCATTTTTCCTCTGATGTGAGATAACTTGTCTATACATAATATCTTtaccatatatatatttttatttattcattaattATTTAAGTTTTGGTTGCTGCCATGTCATTTCTGTATATGCAACTTTAATAATCAATTGTTTTCCCCGCAGAATCAAACACACACTATATCCTTTTGTCCAGACTTTACTTAAAGTTATAAAGTCAATCTCATACCATTGAATTAACACTTCCTGTACAAAAACAAACAACTATTTCTAGCATTATTTTTCTTGCACCCTTCAATCTCtattataaaaaaatgaataatcaatatatttgaaatatattataTCTATAGTATATAATTTAGATCAAAAATGATATTTGTACACTTCCCATTACACTTACACCGTATTTCTATAcggttttggtttttttttaatatttaattattacttttacTTTTTTTCTGACACACACCAACCATGCACTTGTTGTCTTTTATACGGTGTAGAGGTAAAATGGTTGGTTTTAAGTGTAAAGATAGCAAGCCTCAATTTAGATAtatcaattatttaataatttttaaaaaatatttttattttgtaataaagACTAGGGAGTTTAGTCTTATTATttgaagggttaaatatgtttgtggtccttataaatatctcaattttcgcttttagtccctctaaaattttccttcaaataaTGGTCCTCATAAAGTTTTCCATCCATAATTTTGGTCCTTGCCGTTAACTTTCATTAACGGAAGCTGATGTGGCATGACACGTGGAAGACAACTTGGAAAAAATCTAAAAACACTtgaaattgcgggggttttaaacctcctctaaacaaacccagaaaaagaaaggaaaatattgGCTCTGAACTTTTGTCAAACACCTTGCGAGCAAGTTTTGCACCAACGATTATATCACAGTAATCGACCAACGACAACCAATTACAAAAAGaaccataaaacaaataaaacacaaataaaacaaaacaaatatcaGCAAATAACTATCACTAATTTAACTGCTCTTGGAAGAATCTTCAAATGCTGTGGTGGATCCATTCCTTTCTATCAATACATCTGAATTCACCTTTCCTTGTGTTGCATATGCAATAAATGTTTCAAACTTATCAAACTTAACCTGCAGAAATAGATATATAAGCATCTAGCCGCACGATTGTTTTTGTTCATGGACTAAAACGAAATAAGTAATTAAGCAAAATACCTCTTGAGTATCCCTGCTATTAGTTACAGGTTTGTCTTCATTGTTTTCAAGTGTTGTGTTTCTTAACACACCATTTGGGTTATCCTTAATGACATTTTAAGGTGCTATTTTTCTACAAGTTATTTCTTATAAGTTATAATATTGAAATTTCTTCCTGCTATACTCTTCACTCTTCAGGCTCTGtgagtttgtttttaaatatttttttcctaGTTTAATTAATGTATacttagattttattatatttgcAATTTATATGTATCACAGGTTGTGATAATAGTATTGTTTGTTGCTGAAAACGATGGTTCTATCAACAGTTATGACTTGCTTAAAGATATTGATCCAGTTGCAGCAAATAGAATACATACAAATAACCATAGAAAGGCTGGTGGTGTAGTTTCATATTTATTCTTCTTCAGACATAAGCAAAGGGttgccttatatatatatatatatatatatatatatatatatatatatatatatatatatatatatatatatatatatatatatatatatatatatatatatataccaacaATTCCCTTTTATGTGTATATATGGACTGTGATTCCTATAATTATAAGAAAAGTTTTTAAAGTTTTGGCATACAATACATCTATTATAAGCATTGCCGTTATGTACTTCCAGTTAATTTTCTAGGTTAGGCGAgcttttaaatttatttgaatttcttaATTGGAGATAACATATTTACATGTGCTATTCATTTTTTTGTTCATAAACCAATACAGTAGTTTGTTCTCTTGTACTGGTGTTCTTCTCATCAAAGTTTTTCACTGACCAATTAATGGAGCGAGCTTAGAAAATGGTGAGCCAGTGCTTGATGGGAATTTAATGGAGTGTGTTAATATaaccaaacaaaaacaatatatatttaaaatgaaGGAAGATTGATTGCCATGAATGCATTTGTGTGGTATAATCGCTGTTGCAAAACTTGCTTGCAAGGTGTTCGACAAAGGTTCAGAaccaatatttttcttctttttcttagcttcgtttagaggaggtttaaaacccccgcaatttcaagtgtttttagatttttttcaaGCTGTCTTCCACGTGTCATGCCACATCAGCTTCCGTTAATGAAAGTTAACGACAAGGACCAAAATTATGGATGGAAAACTTTatgaggaccattgtttgaaggaaaattttagagggactaaaagtggaaactgagatatttataaggaccacaaacatatttaacccttatttgaATAATTGTTCAAAATTAAagtgatatgaattttttattgacGGTTGTGAGAAGAAAAGAATAGTTTTTGTGATGATAAAAGGTATGCGGCGGAGCGATGGTGGGTAGAATAGAATGGAAAGTTGAAAGCAGTGACGTAGGTTTCAAAAAAGTGATACAGTGGAATCTAAACTTTCATTTTTATGCATTTTGC encodes:
- the LOC131633839 gene encoding uncharacterized protein LOC131633839 isoform X2 — protein: MSWSGGDWMCGACEHINFKKREACQSCGYPKYGGPDPTTYRYSRTETLAGDWFCTAMNCGAHNYASRSNCYRCGSFKDEYSSGYGGKMTGSGGYGSDCSSPPGWKSGDWICPRTGCGMHNYASRTECYKCKMPRAYGGAD
- the LOC131633839 gene encoding uncharacterized protein LOC131633839 isoform X1 — encoded protein: MSWSGGDWMCGACEHINFKKREACQSCGYPKYGGPDPTTYRYSRTETLAGDWFCTAMNCGAHNYASRSNCYRCGSFKDEYSSGYGGKMTGSGGYGSDCSSPPGWKSGDWICPRTGCGMHNYASRTECYKCKMPRAYGNKSFVF